One Alkalicoccus halolimnae DNA segment encodes these proteins:
- a CDS encoding S8 family peptidase, producing the protein MTNRTAFFIVIGILVTLLPGMFFSSASAAEQEYLVTFEEVVDESVIHNAGGDIKKVYENAGVALVSLTDDSAGKLSKNRDVTNIEADPPVFLSETDELEDYQFPVWGFNKIQLQHANRAGLTGKGVKVAVIDTGISTSHEDLNVKEGYNFLNYSSNYEDDHGHGSHVAGILAGSAPLQSDGMRGVAPGVDLYAAKVMDDQGSGRHSTIIEAIEWSIEKNVDIINLSIGGQRASEGLTKALAEAHAEGITMVGAAGNRGEETGITNIDYPARDKNVIGTAATNFKDERAPFSTAGSGVEIAAPGVSIYSASTGRGYEVNSGTSMAAPMVSGMLAIMKESDPELSSREMRLQLREWTAPSQVSTPNNNIGYGRIEFPRYLSETLDPVMAIKAEAAEITNEAADIKITWSDSRTNVTFELMRNGETIYKGQGKTYTERISKDGNYVYSIRVTNGESAISPEKKASELRLRLKDPGAQVLSRYPDLIENAWYIEELTPLVKDNLINGYTDGTFRPQRKITRAEVVELISREQNWEMQGTYNSFTDLSSSHFAYNSIREAASRGIVEGYTDNKVRPDQPITRAEVSVLLTRVYHYPGTGNGENFPDLEAGRYYYEQMKKLSDNGILRGYPNGSLQPGGEVTRAEFSAMLTRTRSIQ; encoded by the coding sequence ATGACAAACCGAACAGCTTTCTTCATCGTAATAGGTATTTTAGTCACCCTACTACCAGGAATGTTTTTTTCATCTGCTTCTGCTGCTGAACAGGAATACTTAGTTACGTTTGAAGAAGTTGTTGACGAAAGTGTAATTCATAATGCCGGCGGAGACATTAAGAAAGTATATGAGAACGCCGGTGTAGCGCTCGTATCGTTAACGGATGATTCAGCCGGTAAACTCAGCAAAAACAGGGACGTCACAAATATCGAGGCCGATCCCCCCGTCTTCCTGAGTGAGACGGACGAATTAGAAGACTACCAATTCCCGGTGTGGGGATTTAACAAGATCCAGCTGCAGCACGCAAATCGCGCCGGTCTGACCGGGAAAGGCGTAAAAGTAGCCGTCATTGATACCGGCATCTCTACCTCCCACGAAGATCTGAATGTAAAAGAAGGCTACAACTTTCTTAATTACAGTTCCAATTACGAAGACGATCACGGCCACGGCTCGCACGTAGCAGGCATTCTAGCGGGAAGTGCTCCTCTTCAGTCCGACGGCATGCGCGGCGTGGCGCCGGGGGTAGACCTGTACGCTGCCAAAGTAATGGACGACCAGGGTTCCGGCCGTCATTCCACTATAATAGAAGCGATTGAATGGTCGATAGAGAAAAATGTCGATATAATCAACCTGAGCATCGGCGGACAGCGTGCTTCTGAAGGATTAACAAAAGCGCTTGCCGAAGCTCATGCGGAAGGTATTACGATGGTAGGGGCGGCAGGCAACCGCGGCGAAGAAACAGGCATTACAAATATTGACTACCCTGCTCGTGACAAAAACGTTATCGGCACCGCGGCAACGAACTTTAAGGACGAGCGTGCGCCTTTCTCGACTGCAGGCTCAGGTGTGGAAATAGCTGCACCGGGAGTAAGTATATACAGCGCGAGTACCGGCAGAGGCTACGAAGTAAACAGCGGCACATCGATGGCGGCCCCGATGGTCAGCGGCATGCTTGCAATCATGAAAGAATCAGATCCGGAGCTGTCTTCCCGGGAAATGCGCCTTCAGCTGCGCGAATGGACTGCTCCAAGTCAGGTGAGTACGCCGAATAACAACATCGGCTATGGAAGAATAGAGTTCCCGCGTTATTTATCGGAAACGCTTGATCCCGTAATGGCAATCAAAGCGGAAGCAGCAGAAATTACGAATGAGGCGGCGGACATAAAAATAACCTGGAGTGACAGCCGCACGAATGTCACCTTCGAATTAATGCGCAACGGAGAGACGATCTATAAAGGGCAGGGCAAAACCTATACGGAGCGCATTTCAAAAGACGGCAACTATGTATACAGTATCCGCGTGACAAATGGAGAATCCGCTATTTCTCCGGAGAAAAAAGCATCGGAACTCCGCCTGCGGCTGAAAGACCCGGGAGCCCAAGTTTTAAGCCGATACCCGGATCTCATTGAAAATGCATGGTACATTGAAGAACTGACACCGCTTGTCAAAGACAACCTGATAAACGGATACACAGATGGAACGTTTCGTCCCCAGCGGAAAATTACCCGGGCGGAAGTGGTCGAGCTGATCAGCCGGGAACAGAACTGGGAGATGCAGGGAACCTACAACAGCTTTACTGATCTTTCCAGCAGTCATTTTGCCTACAATTCCATTCGGGAAGCGGCTTCCAGAGGGATCGTCGAAGGGTATACAGATAACAAAGTCCGCCCCGACCAGCCGATTACCCGGGCCGAAGTTTCCGTACTGCTGACGAGAGTGTATCATTATCCTGGAACAGGTAACGGAGAAAACTTCCCTGATCTGGAAGCCGGAAGGTATTATTACGAGCAGATGAAAAAGCTTTCAGATAACGGAATATTGAGAGGATATCCGAACGGCTCTCTACAGCCTGGAGGAGAAGTAACGCGGGCAGAATTCAGCGCTATGCTGACCCGCACGCGTTCGATCCAATAG
- a CDS encoding N-acetylmuramoyl-L-alanine amidase, producing the protein MKKNLIWILSLVLLLTFFAAPASASTSFSDTNASEVQKLAQDGIVKGKSPGVFSPRSTLTRAEAATMIARAINADGKNGKSSFDDARGHWAEGEIAEMERRGIINGYGDQTFRPNADISRQEMTTVLSRAFTYNPIKGSFFTDVKPDSFYYKFIRELGDAQIVNGYQDGTYRPKETITRIDFSYMVARTLYSEFSATVDSVALGNAKSTGVVTSSGNLNVRPSPSTEYSALGSIPRGTTVSIHEREGNWALVSTKDIRGYVSLSFIDEDGEKEEEVDNSGPGKVIAEGKVVNANNLNVRTGPGTSNDRVGTIPNGTTVNVHELLSGWAKVSTDSVTGYVSLYYLQIIDPEAASSLQGKTVVIDAGHGGNDPGAVANGLQEKEINLDVSLRLETRLKAAGANVVMTRRSDWYPSLAERVRVANNAKADIFISVHANAAGATSASGTETFFDAAYWGGDSKKLAENLQTEMIDKLKTRDRGVKQQGFYVIRNTTMPSVLVELGFMTNKAEADRMKTNSFRNAAADALYEGTVNYFK; encoded by the coding sequence ATGAAAAAGAATTTAATTTGGATACTGTCCCTTGTTTTGCTCCTTACATTTTTCGCCGCGCCGGCTTCTGCAAGTACTTCCTTCTCCGATACGAATGCGAGTGAGGTACAGAAACTTGCTCAAGATGGCATAGTCAAAGGAAAGTCCCCTGGAGTATTTTCTCCGCGGTCCACACTCACACGTGCCGAAGCAGCTACAATGATTGCTCGAGCGATCAATGCTGATGGCAAAAACGGAAAATCTTCGTTTGATGATGCGAGAGGTCATTGGGCTGAAGGAGAAATAGCTGAAATGGAACGCCGGGGTATTATTAATGGCTACGGGGATCAGACATTCAGACCGAACGCCGATATTTCCCGGCAGGAAATGACTACCGTCCTGTCACGAGCTTTCACCTACAACCCTATTAAAGGGTCTTTCTTTACAGACGTTAAGCCTGATAGTTTTTATTATAAATTCATCCGTGAACTTGGCGATGCACAAATTGTAAATGGGTATCAGGATGGTACATACAGACCAAAAGAAACCATTACACGTATCGACTTCTCTTATATGGTGGCACGTACCCTTTATTCAGAATTCAGTGCCACAGTTGACTCAGTTGCTCTCGGTAATGCAAAATCTACCGGCGTTGTAACGAGTTCTGGAAACTTAAACGTCCGGCCTTCTCCTTCGACGGAATACAGCGCACTTGGAAGTATTCCACGGGGTACAACAGTCAGTATTCATGAGCGCGAAGGAAATTGGGCACTCGTTTCTACAAAGGATATCCGCGGCTATGTTTCCCTTTCTTTCATTGATGAAGATGGAGAAAAGGAAGAAGAAGTCGATAACAGCGGACCTGGAAAAGTGATCGCTGAAGGAAAAGTTGTTAACGCAAATAATTTAAATGTACGTACAGGTCCCGGCACTTCCAATGACCGTGTCGGTACGATCCCTAACGGTACAACTGTAAATGTGCACGAACTGCTGAGCGGATGGGCTAAAGTATCAACCGATTCCGTCACAGGTTATGTCTCTCTTTATTATCTGCAGATCATTGACCCGGAAGCAGCAAGCAGTCTTCAGGGGAAAACGGTTGTTATTGACGCCGGACACGGAGGAAATGATCCAGGGGCTGTAGCGAACGGTCTTCAGGAAAAAGAAATTAACCTGGACGTCAGTCTCCGTCTGGAAACAAGATTAAAAGCGGCGGGCGCTAACGTTGTGATGACAAGAAGGTCCGACTGGTATCCTTCTTTAGCGGAAAGAGTTCGTGTTGCCAACAATGCAAAAGCAGACATTTTTATCAGTGTTCATGCAAATGCAGCCGGCGCTACTTCAGCGAGCGGCACAGAAACTTTCTTTGACGCTGCTTACTGGGGCGGAGACAGCAAAAAGCTGGCAGAAAACCTCCAGACAGAAATGATTGATAAATTAAAAACCCGCGACCGCGGTGTGAAGCAGCAGGGCTTTTACGTCATCCGGAATACGACGATGCCTTCTGTACTGGTAGAGCTTGGATTTATGACAAACAAAGCAGAAGCAGACCGTATGAAAACAAACTCTTTCAGAAATGCAGCAGCGGACGCATTATATGAAGGAACGGTAAACTATTTCAAATAA
- a CDS encoding NlpC/P60 family protein: protein MQKWWVLIVAAFMFFSVTTVDTETAEASGQGVVSEAMKHQGTPYQWGGKTPSGFDCSGFVAYAFAQEGIDLPFGTANQVNEGSRVSRSNLQAGDIVFFSGTYRSGVSHNGIYIGNNQFVHTSASQGVTVSSMNNSYWAPKYHSARRVADSSSSEAVASTADVSSSSSDKATVVNANNLNVRSGPSLSNSRIDTISGGTTVDVEEEYNYWAKVSDGSTEGYVSLRFLDMDNDGSTSTANVSSVSSSGQQAEIINTSNVNVRSGGSMSDSVTGSISGGSTVEVQEEFNYWAKVSDGSTEGFVSLRFLDMK from the coding sequence ATGCAAAAGTGGTGGGTTTTAATTGTAGCAGCATTTATGTTTTTCTCTGTAACAACTGTTGATACAGAGACAGCAGAAGCATCAGGGCAAGGAGTCGTATCAGAAGCAATGAAACATCAGGGAACACCTTATCAGTGGGGCGGAAAAACACCATCTGGTTTTGACTGTTCAGGATTTGTAGCTTACGCATTTGCACAGGAAGGTATTGATCTTCCATTCGGCACAGCAAACCAGGTAAATGAAGGCAGCCGCGTTTCCCGATCTAATCTGCAAGCAGGGGACATCGTATTTTTCTCAGGTACATACCGATCAGGTGTGAGTCACAACGGGATTTATATCGGCAATAACCAATTCGTACACACATCTGCATCACAAGGTGTTACAGTATCATCCATGAACAATTCTTACTGGGCTCCGAAGTATCACTCTGCACGACGTGTAGCAGACAGTTCTTCTTCAGAAGCTGTAGCATCTACAGCGGACGTATCAAGCTCTAGTTCCGATAAAGCAACAGTTGTTAATGCAAACAACTTAAACGTACGCAGCGGTCCATCTCTATCTAACTCCCGCATCGATACAATTTCCGGCGGTACAACAGTAGACGTGGAAGAAGAGTACAACTACTGGGCAAAAGTTTCTGATGGATCTACAGAAGGTTATGTATCTCTTCGTTTTCTTGACATGGACAACGACGGAAGCACATCCACAGCAAACGTAAGCAGCGTAAGCAGTTCCGGCCAGCAGGCGGAAATCATTAACACTTCAAATGTAAATGTACGTTCCGGCGGTTCCATGTCGGACTCCGTTACAGGAAGCATTTCCGGTGGATCTACCGTTGAAGTTCAGGAAGAATTCAACTACTGGGCAAAAGTTTCTGACGGATCTACAGAAGGTTTCGTATCTCTACGTTTCCTCGATATGAAATAA
- a CDS encoding acyltransferase: MRNDRLNEIYIIRALAIIAVLFVHATSRGVVETMETGSLSFTVYNSFNTLFRFGTPTFILLSAFVIFYNYYRRPIDSHLIKGFYKKRLLYILVPYTLVSLGYYWFKVVVYNTDPAFSVFAGEFTVQLLTGKAHPHLYFVFISIQFYLLFPLLLYVFKRYRWLTPHLIWVGLVLQWTFVLLNNLYFQVPNKGSWSLSYLAYFFTGAYIGIYFHSIRDWLTGAHLKNKFETLAWVLIWTAWGTATLLHIYVWHQLRLYDTVFDTRLFELLWNVQTLTSAVILFQVAFYIQRTASPFVIRALTQLGIVSFGVYLYHPFLLMVWENYALSGDTTLLFLSVFGLGFALVLAVSWAVTYFFMMKVPASWILFGAGPRLRPKKPSEAAVDTKEKRYKEN, encoded by the coding sequence ATGCGTAACGACAGATTAAACGAAATCTATATTATCCGTGCACTGGCTATTATCGCGGTTCTTTTCGTTCATGCGACAAGCCGCGGCGTTGTGGAAACGATGGAGACCGGCTCCCTTTCCTTCACCGTATATAATTCTTTTAATACCCTGTTCCGCTTTGGGACGCCGACTTTCATTCTGCTCAGTGCGTTTGTCATTTTCTATAATTACTACAGACGCCCCATCGACAGCCATTTAATCAAGGGCTTTTATAAAAAAAGACTTTTATATATTCTTGTACCTTACACCCTTGTTTCTCTCGGGTACTACTGGTTTAAAGTAGTGGTCTATAACACGGACCCTGCTTTCTCTGTTTTTGCAGGGGAATTCACCGTGCAGCTCCTTACAGGGAAAGCCCACCCTCATTTGTACTTTGTGTTTATAAGCATTCAATTTTATCTGCTGTTTCCGCTTTTGCTTTATGTATTTAAGAGATACCGCTGGCTGACGCCTCATTTGATCTGGGTCGGCCTCGTTCTGCAGTGGACTTTCGTGCTGTTGAACAACCTTTATTTTCAAGTGCCTAATAAAGGCTCCTGGTCTCTCTCCTATCTGGCTTATTTCTTTACAGGAGCTTATATCGGTATTTACTTTCATTCTATTAGAGACTGGCTTACAGGCGCTCATTTGAAAAATAAATTCGAAACACTTGCCTGGGTGTTGATATGGACGGCCTGGGGAACAGCGACCTTGCTGCACATTTATGTATGGCACCAGCTGCGCCTTTACGATACAGTTTTTGATACCCGGCTTTTTGAACTGCTGTGGAATGTGCAGACACTAACTTCGGCTGTTATTTTGTTTCAGGTGGCGTTTTACATTCAGCGGACAGCGTCTCCTTTTGTTATTCGGGCGCTTACCCAGCTGGGGATCGTTTCTTTCGGGGTCTACCTGTACCATCCGTTTCTGCTGATGGTCTGGGAAAATTATGCCTTGAGCGGAGATACCACCCTGCTGTTTTTGTCCGTTTTCGGGCTTGGTTTTGCTCTTGTTCTGGCTGTTTCCTGGGCCGTGACCTATTTTTTCATGATGAAAGTACCGGCTTCGTGGATCCTTTTCGGAGCCGGCCCCCGTCTTCGTCCAAAGAAGCCTTCCGAAGCGGCCGTGGATACGAAAGAAAAAAGATACAAAGAAAACTAG
- the fabZ gene encoding 3-hydroxyacyl-ACP dehydratase FabZ — protein sequence MLSIEEIKDIIPHRYPFLLVDRILEVEEGRRAAGYKNVSANEEFFNGHFPDYPVMPGVLIIEALAQVGAVAILKKEENKGKLAFFAGIDSCRFKGQVKPGDQLHLEVEITRLRGPVGKGKATAKVDDKIVAEAELMFALGDKEE from the coding sequence ATGCTCTCCATCGAAGAAATTAAAGACATCATTCCCCACCGTTACCCTTTTCTGCTCGTCGATCGTATTCTCGAAGTGGAAGAAGGCAGGCGCGCAGCCGGTTACAAAAATGTTTCCGCAAACGAAGAATTTTTCAACGGACACTTCCCGGATTATCCTGTCATGCCCGGGGTGCTGATCATTGAAGCGCTGGCTCAGGTAGGAGCAGTAGCGATTTTAAAAAAAGAAGAAAACAAAGGAAAGCTCGCCTTTTTCGCAGGTATCGACAGCTGCCGCTTTAAAGGGCAGGTAAAACCGGGCGACCAGCTTCATCTCGAAGTGGAGATCACCCGTCTCCGCGGCCCGGTCGGCAAAGGAAAAGCCACTGCGAAAGTAGATGACAAAATCGTTGCCGAAGCGGAGCTGATGTTTGCACTCGGTGACAAAGAAGAGTAG
- a CDS encoding DNA-directed RNA polymerase subunit beta, giving the protein MNNKETKMPAEQPQTKEQQHTRSTKQPKQKKEKHWFWKRTRLVPIWFRVLSTLVLIMIAMAVGAMVGYSIVGEGDNAFEVFDPTTWTHIFEIIYGG; this is encoded by the coding sequence ATGAATAATAAAGAAACAAAAATGCCTGCGGAGCAGCCGCAGACAAAAGAACAACAGCATACAAGAAGCACGAAACAGCCGAAGCAGAAAAAGGAGAAGCACTGGTTCTGGAAGCGGACCCGCCTCGTGCCGATCTGGTTCCGCGTCCTATCTACGCTTGTACTGATTATGATAGCCATGGCAGTAGGCGCCATGGTCGGCTACTCTATTGTCGGCGAGGGAGATAATGCTTTTGAAGTGTTTGATCCGACCACGTGGACTCATATTTTCGAAATTATTTACGGTGGTTAG
- a CDS encoding rod shape-determining protein produces the protein MFGRDIGIDLGTANVLIHVKGRGIVLNEPSVAAVDMKSGKIVAIGQEAFDMAGRTPDNITAVRPLKDGVIADFDKTEKMLKHFLDKINVKSMFGKPRVLICCPAQTGTVEKKAIREAVEKIGAKEIYLEEEPKVAAIGAGIDINQPVGSMIIDIGGGTTDIAVISMGTIVASETVKKAGDHLSSAIAYYIKRKHQLLVGERTAELIKMNIGSVCPEGRDETMNVRGRDTVNGLPRTVTITSAEISGALLETMRHIISSATSVLERTPPELSADIIDRGIIITGGGACLHGVDTLLSGELNVPVFIAEDPLSCVVNGTGKMLEQLDQLVKVKQR, from the coding sequence ATGTTTGGACGGGATATCGGAATTGATCTCGGAACGGCGAACGTACTTATCCATGTGAAAGGGCGAGGCATCGTGTTAAATGAACCGTCCGTCGCAGCGGTCGATATGAAAAGCGGGAAAATAGTCGCCATCGGTCAGGAAGCCTTCGATATGGCCGGCCGTACCCCCGACAATATTACCGCCGTCCGGCCCCTGAAAGATGGAGTCATAGCAGATTTTGATAAAACCGAAAAAATGCTGAAACATTTTCTCGATAAAATAAACGTAAAAAGCATGTTCGGCAAACCGCGGGTGCTTATCTGCTGTCCTGCCCAGACAGGAACGGTGGAAAAAAAGGCCATCCGGGAAGCCGTTGAAAAAATCGGAGCGAAAGAAATCTACCTGGAAGAAGAACCAAAAGTGGCAGCGATCGGAGCGGGAATTGATATAAATCAGCCCGTTGGCAGCATGATTATTGATATCGGCGGCGGCACGACCGATATAGCCGTCATATCGATGGGCACAATCGTTGCTTCCGAAACGGTCAAAAAAGCCGGCGATCATTTAAGCAGCGCCATCGCCTATTATATAAAAAGAAAGCATCAGCTCTTAGTCGGTGAACGGACAGCGGAACTGATAAAAATGAATATCGGCAGCGTCTGTCCCGAAGGCCGGGACGAAACAATGAACGTCCGCGGAAGAGATACGGTCAACGGGCTGCCGCGTACCGTCACGATTACTTCCGCTGAGATAAGCGGAGCGCTCCTGGAAACGATGCGGCATATTATTTCATCCGCCACTTCTGTTCTCGAACGCACGCCGCCGGAGCTTTCCGCAGACATCATTGACCGGGGAATCATTATTACAGGAGGCGGGGCCTGCCTTCACGGGGTGGATACCCTCCTGTCGGGAGAACTGAATGTGCCTGTTTTCATAGCCGAAGACCCTTTGAGCTGTGTCGTGAACGGGACGGGGAAAATGCTGGAGCAGCTGGACCAGCTGGTGAAAGTAAAACAGAGATAA
- a CDS encoding manganese catalase family protein, with protein sequence MFQRFDKLQIDLPMPDKADPAAAAAVQELMGGRFGEMSTLMNYMNQSFNFRQKKKLKPFYDLIASITGEELGHVELVSATINSLMEGATSSSDDPKAPLAPGLDAPNLHHFIVNAQTSMPGNSMGQPWQGDYVFNSGNLVLDLLHNFFLECGARTHKMRVYQMTSHPVAREMIGYLLVRGGVHTLAYAKALEEITGVDVKKMMPIPDLDNSKYEEAEKFERLGLHRKLFTFSPEDYRDIDKIWVGNHPDDGKPLEVEIGMPEGGEKPDFEAKPEEFAPGYSPEDFYDIAAKLQKRM encoded by the coding sequence ATGTTCCAACGTTTTGACAAGCTGCAGATTGATCTGCCGATGCCGGACAAAGCAGATCCTGCTGCTGCAGCCGCGGTTCAGGAGCTGATGGGCGGTCGTTTTGGTGAGATGTCGACGCTGATGAACTACATGAATCAATCCTTTAATTTTCGTCAGAAAAAGAAGCTGAAGCCATTTTATGATCTGATTGCGAGCATTACGGGGGAAGAACTTGGTCATGTCGAGCTTGTTTCAGCCACCATCAATTCATTAATGGAAGGGGCTACTTCTTCAAGCGATGACCCAAAAGCTCCTCTCGCTCCCGGACTGGATGCCCCGAACCTGCATCACTTCATTGTCAACGCCCAGACGTCTATGCCCGGCAATTCGATGGGGCAGCCTTGGCAGGGTGATTACGTCTTCAATAGCGGGAACCTCGTCCTGGATTTACTTCACAACTTTTTCCTCGAATGCGGGGCACGCACACACAAAATGCGCGTTTATCAAATGACAAGCCACCCGGTAGCCCGGGAGATGATCGGCTACCTGCTCGTGCGCGGTGGTGTCCATACGCTTGCCTATGCCAAAGCCCTCGAGGAAATTACCGGCGTTGATGTGAAAAAAATGATGCCGATTCCCGATCTCGACAACAGTAAATATGAAGAAGCAGAAAAGTTTGAGCGTCTCGGGCTTCATCGAAAGCTTTTCACTTTCAGTCCGGAAGATTACCGTGATATAGATAAAATCTGGGTCGGTAATCACCCTGACGACGGCAAACCGCTCGAAGTGGAAATCGGCATGCCGGAAGGCGGCGAGAAACCGGATTTCGAAGCGAAGCCGGAAGAATTCGCTCCGGGATACAGTCCGGAAGATTTTTACGATATTGCGGCTAAACTGCAAAAGCGGATGTAA
- the murA gene encoding UDP-N-acetylglucosamine 1-carboxyvinyltransferase — MEKIIVRGGRPLSGSVRIEGAKNAVLPVITASILASKGTSNIYDVPPLADVYTISEVLRNLFADVEYDGTNHLKINAEKPLATEAPFEFVRKMRASFLVMGPLLARVGHARIALPGGCAIGSRPIDQHLKGFEAMGATVEIGNGYIEAKVDGRLQGGKVYLDFPSVGATENIMMAASMAEGRTVIENAAEEPEIVCLATYLNAMGAKVRGAGTGTIRIDGVEELTAADHTIIPDRVEAGTFMAAAAITGGNVLIENVLPEHLRPVIAKMTEMGIHIEEEGTGLRVIGPEKMKAVDIKTMPHPGFPTDMQSQMMALMLIAEGNSVITETVFENRFMHVEEFRRMNADIKIEGRTSIVNGPVKLQGAEVASTDLRAGAALVLTGLVADGYTRVTELKHIDRGYVDFTEKLLALGANIERVNEEEQDEPSTAKEKTYNSNFA, encoded by the coding sequence TTGGAAAAAATTATTGTTCGCGGAGGCCGTCCGCTCAGCGGAAGCGTGCGCATTGAAGGCGCAAAAAACGCTGTATTACCGGTCATTACCGCATCTATTCTAGCAAGTAAAGGAACGAGTAACATTTACGACGTACCGCCTCTGGCTGATGTTTACACCATCAGCGAAGTTCTTCGCAATCTTTTCGCCGATGTGGAGTACGATGGAACGAACCATCTTAAAATTAATGCGGAAAAGCCGCTCGCAACAGAAGCACCATTTGAATTTGTCCGCAAAATGCGCGCTTCTTTCCTCGTTATGGGGCCGCTTCTGGCACGCGTGGGTCATGCGCGGATCGCGCTTCCGGGCGGATGTGCCATCGGTTCCCGTCCCATTGATCAGCACTTAAAAGGCTTTGAAGCGATGGGCGCGACAGTAGAGATCGGCAACGGGTACATTGAAGCTAAAGTCGACGGACGCCTTCAGGGAGGCAAAGTTTATCTCGACTTCCCAAGTGTCGGCGCCACTGAAAACATCATGATGGCAGCCTCGATGGCAGAAGGCAGAACCGTAATAGAAAACGCTGCGGAAGAGCCGGAAATTGTCTGCCTCGCTACGTACTTGAACGCGATGGGCGCCAAAGTCCGCGGAGCAGGCACAGGCACGATCCGTATTGACGGAGTGGAAGAACTGACCGCAGCGGATCATACCATTATTCCAGACCGCGTCGAAGCAGGTACATTTATGGCTGCGGCTGCTATCACCGGCGGAAATGTTCTTATTGAAAATGTCCTTCCCGAACACCTGCGTCCGGTTATCGCAAAAATGACGGAAATGGGTATTCATATTGAAGAAGAAGGCACAGGACTCCGTGTCATCGGGCCGGAGAAGATGAAAGCTGTCGATATTAAAACGATGCCTCATCCAGGTTTCCCAACCGATATGCAGTCGCAGATGATGGCCCTTATGCTGATTGCTGAAGGAAACAGCGTCATTACAGAAACCGTCTTTGAAAACCGGTTTATGCACGTAGAAGAATTCCGCCGCATGAACGCGGATATTAAAATTGAAGGAAGAACCTCGATAGTCAACGGACCGGTTAAGCTCCAGGGAGCAGAAGTAGCATCGACCGACCTTCGTGCAGGAGCCGCTCTTGTACTGACAGGACTCGTAGCAGATGGGTACACCCGCGTTACTGAACTTAAACACATTGACCGCGGCTACGTAGACTTCACCGAAAAACTGCTCGCACTCGGAGCAAATATCGAACGTGTAAACGAAGAAGAGCAGGATGAACCATCAACAGCAAAAGAAAAAACGTATAACTCTAATTTTGCATAA
- a CDS encoding DUF1146 family protein produces the protein MMDSIGQQSLFNIMISLMVLVVVWWCVQSFRFDVFVKDPEGIKAKALMVLTTLALTHLVTGFLLNYLNWSTSLRYLF, from the coding sequence ATGATGGATTCCATTGGTCAGCAGTCACTATTTAACATCATGATCAGTCTCATGGTCTTAGTGGTCGTCTGGTGGTGTGTACAATCCTTTCGCTTCGACGTTTTTGTTAAAGATCCTGAAGGTATCAAAGCAAAGGCGCTGATGGTGTTAACAACGCTTGCACTTACGCATCTCGTTACCGGATTTCTGCTGAACTACTTGAACTGGTCTACATCGCTCCGCTATTTATTTTAG
- a CDS encoding F0F1 ATP synthase subunit epsilon — MQTNVVTPDGSVFEAQVNMVSVKTITGELGILPNHLPLVTPLAIGAIRLKQENNVHLIALSGGFMEVRQDEVNILAESAELPSDIDVTRARAAKERAERRLEEAKRDNIDFHRAELALKRAVNRLEVAQN, encoded by the coding sequence ATGCAGACAAATGTCGTCACACCTGACGGCAGCGTTTTTGAAGCACAAGTCAATATGGTAAGCGTCAAGACGATTACCGGTGAGCTGGGAATTCTACCCAACCACCTGCCCCTCGTCACACCGCTGGCCATCGGTGCGATTCGACTGAAGCAGGAAAACAATGTCCACCTCATCGCACTAAGCGGCGGCTTCATGGAAGTGCGCCAGGATGAAGTGAACATTCTTGCAGAATCTGCCGAGCTGCCATCAGATATCGACGTCACGCGTGCGCGGGCTGCAAAAGAACGGGCCGAGCGGCGTTTAGAAGAAGCGAAAAGAGATAATATAGATTTCCACCGGGCCGAGCTCGCCTTAAAACGAGCCGTAAACCGGCTGGAAGTTGCCCAGAACTAA